The proteins below are encoded in one region of Streptomyces cyanogenus:
- the pknB gene encoding Stk1 family PASTA domain-containing Ser/Thr kinase, translated as MEEPRRLGGRYELGQVLGRGGMAEVYLAHDTRLGRTVAVKTLRADLARDPSFQARFRREAQSAASLNHPAIVAVYDTGEDYIDGVSIPYIVMEYVDGSTLRELLHSGRKLLPERAMEMTIGILQGLEYAHRNGIVHRDIKPANVMLTRNGQVKVMDFGIARAMGDAGMTMTQTAAVIGTAQYLSPEQAKGEQVDARSDLYSTGCLLYELLTVRPPFVGDSPVAVAYQHVREEPQPPSVFDPEITPEMDAIVLKALVKDPNYRYQSADEMRADIEACLDGQPVAATAAMGAVGYGGYPDDQATTALRSEPGAGATTMLPPMSPDDGGYGYDDRPDRRRQQKKSNTSTILLVLAGLLVLVGAILIGKYAFTGNNGGDDKVAVPSFVGQPQKTAQKMARNVDLKVSVTKKSCEDQATGNVCSQNPEQGTKVDKNSTVTLVVSTGAPKVQVPDVLGAQFADAESQLKAKGFQVDKKTEVSDRTPGVVINQDPQGGATKEKGSTITLTVAKPEEKVTVPDVTGKSCDEAKAEIQAKGLTASCNDTPVSDPAQDGKVISTNPQAGQQVVKNSSVVINVGKAQEPQQKQVPNVTGQTLKQAREILQQQGFTNIQVSGSNDDKARVIQQNPPQGTQADPAGTQIVLTTVDFGGGQGGNDNGGPNIFGGVSG; from the coding sequence ATGGAAGAGCCGCGTCGCCTCGGCGGCCGGTACGAGCTGGGCCAGGTGCTCGGCCGCGGTGGCATGGCGGAGGTCTACCTCGCGCATGACACCCGCCTCGGCCGCACCGTGGCGGTGAAGACGCTGCGCGCGGACCTCGCACGCGACCCGTCCTTCCAGGCCCGGTTCCGCCGGGAGGCCCAGTCGGCCGCCTCGCTCAACCATCCCGCGATCGTCGCGGTCTACGACACGGGCGAGGACTACATCGACGGGGTCTCCATCCCGTACATCGTGATGGAGTACGTCGACGGATCCACGCTCCGCGAGCTGCTGCACTCCGGCCGCAAGCTGCTGCCCGAGCGCGCGATGGAGATGACCATCGGCATCCTCCAGGGCCTGGAGTACGCGCACCGCAACGGCATCGTCCACCGCGACATCAAGCCGGCCAACGTCATGCTGACCCGCAACGGCCAGGTCAAGGTGATGGACTTCGGCATCGCCCGCGCCATGGGCGACGCCGGCATGACCATGACCCAGACCGCGGCGGTCATCGGCACGGCCCAGTACCTCTCCCCGGAGCAGGCCAAGGGCGAGCAGGTCGACGCGCGGTCCGACCTCTACTCGACCGGCTGCCTCCTGTACGAACTGCTGACGGTACGGCCCCCCTTCGTGGGCGACTCCCCGGTGGCCGTCGCCTACCAGCACGTCCGGGAGGAGCCGCAGCCCCCGTCGGTCTTCGATCCGGAGATCACGCCGGAGATGGACGCGATCGTCCTGAAGGCGCTGGTCAAGGACCCGAACTACCGTTACCAGTCGGCCGACGAGATGCGCGCCGACATCGAGGCGTGCCTCGACGGCCAGCCGGTCGCGGCCACGGCCGCCATGGGCGCGGTCGGCTACGGCGGCTACCCCGACGACCAGGCGACGACCGCGCTGCGCTCGGAACCGGGCGCGGGTGCGACCACCATGCTCCCGCCGATGAGCCCCGACGACGGCGGCTACGGCTACGACGACCGCCCGGACCGCCGCCGCCAGCAGAAGAAGTCCAACACATCCACGATCCTGCTGGTGCTCGCGGGCCTGCTGGTCCTGGTCGGCGCGATCCTGATCGGCAAGTACGCCTTCACCGGCAACAACGGGGGCGACGACAAGGTGGCCGTGCCCTCGTTCGTGGGCCAGCCGCAGAAGACGGCCCAGAAGATGGCCCGGAACGTCGACCTGAAGGTGTCGGTCACCAAGAAGTCCTGCGAGGACCAGGCCACGGGCAACGTGTGCTCCCAGAACCCGGAGCAGGGCACCAAGGTCGACAAGAACAGCACCGTCACCCTGGTGGTCTCCACGGGCGCGCCCAAGGTGCAGGTGCCGGACGTGCTCGGCGCCCAGTTCGCCGACGCGGAGTCCCAGCTGAAGGCGAAGGGCTTCCAGGTCGACAAGAAGACCGAGGTCTCGGACCGCACGCCCGGTGTCGTCATCAACCAGGACCCGCAGGGTGGCGCCACCAAGGAGAAGGGCTCCACGATCACCCTCACGGTCGCCAAGCCCGAGGAGAAGGTGACCGTCCCCGACGTCACCGGCAAGTCCTGCGACGAGGCGAAGGCCGAGATCCAGGCCAAGGGCCTGACGGCGTCCTGCAACGACACCCCGGTCAGCGACCCCGCCCAGGACGGCAAGGTCATCTCGACCAACCCGCAGGCGGGCCAGCAGGTCGTCAAGAACAGCAGCGTGGTGATCAACGTCGGCAAGGCGCAGGAGCCGCAGCAGAAGCAGGTTCCGAACGTCACGGGTCAGACCCTGAAGCAGGCGCGGGAAATCCTGCAGCAGCAGGGCTTCACGAACATCCAGGTCAGCGGCTCGAACGATGACAAGGCACGGGTCATCCAGCAGAACCCGCCGCAGGGCACCCAGGCGGACCCGGCCGGCACGCAGATCGTTCTGACCACCGTGGACTTCGGTGGCGGCCAGGGCGGCAACGACAACGGCGGCCCGAACATCTTCGGCGGCGTCAGCGGCTGA
- a CDS encoding phytanoyl-CoA dioxygenase family protein, whose protein sequence is MSTATESAVTGLKSTYDQDGWCELPYRFTDKAVTLLKEAVAAISRESRPEVVYEKDSDTVRGIHGCHAFDELCAALVRHPRLVAAAEELTGKPVYVYQFKVNLKQAREGAAWPWHQDYAFWSEEDGMPRPDAVNIAISLDDIHEDNGPLVVIPGSHRMGLLDLPEKDADGGSGWRQHVSADLAYTVSEQRAEDLAQERGRVLITGRAGTVHAFHPSIVHSSSNNVSSDRRALLLITYNTVDNAPPNPTRPEFLVARDSTPVVPADDDRLGTEPRSVA, encoded by the coding sequence ATGTCCACTGCCACCGAGTCCGCGGTTACGGGCCTGAAGAGCACCTACGACCAAGACGGCTGGTGCGAGCTTCCCTACCGGTTCACGGACAAGGCGGTGACGCTGCTGAAGGAAGCGGTGGCCGCGATCAGCCGTGAGTCCAGGCCCGAGGTGGTGTACGAGAAGGACTCCGACACCGTCCGCGGCATCCATGGCTGCCACGCCTTCGACGAGTTGTGCGCGGCGCTGGTCCGGCACCCCCGGCTCGTCGCCGCCGCCGAGGAACTGACGGGCAAACCGGTCTACGTCTACCAGTTCAAGGTCAACCTCAAACAGGCCCGTGAAGGAGCGGCCTGGCCGTGGCACCAGGACTACGCCTTCTGGAGCGAGGAGGACGGCATGCCGCGTCCCGACGCGGTCAACATAGCCATCTCCCTCGACGACATACACGAGGACAACGGACCGCTCGTCGTGATCCCCGGCTCCCACCGTATGGGCCTGCTGGATCTCCCGGAGAAGGATGCCGACGGCGGCTCCGGCTGGCGGCAGCACGTGTCGGCGGACCTCGCGTACACCGTGAGCGAGCAGCGGGCCGAGGACCTGGCCCAGGAGCGCGGGCGCGTACTGATCACCGGGCGGGCCGGTACGGTGCACGCCTTCCACCCGAGCATCGTGCACTCTTCGTCCAACAACGTGTCGTCCGATCGCCGGGCGCTGCTGCTGATCACGTACAACACCGTCGACAACGCGCCCCCGAACCCCACACGGCCCGAGTTCCTCGTCGCCAGGGACTCGACGCCGGTCGTGCCGGCGGACGACGACCGTCTCGGCACCGAGCCCCGGTCCGTGGCGTGA
- a CDS encoding peptidoglycan D,D-transpeptidase FtsI family protein → MNKPLRRIAIFCGLLVLTLLLRDNYLQYVRADKLKDDPNNRRVTIARYATPRGDIIVDGDPITGSALTSKTGMNDLKYKRTYKNGAMWAPVTGYASQAFGATQLESLEDGILTGNDDRLFFRKTLDMITGKEQQGGNVVTTLNGAAQKAAFDGLRKQGGKGAVVALEPSTGKILALASYPSYDPSSFAGNTNDDAAAWKKLQKKYNPNDPMLNRALRETYPPGSTFKVVTAAAALENGKYTSADEKTDSPLPWTMPGTTTQLKNEGNIPCENASMREALRWSCNTVFGKIGSDLGNDKMLAEAKKFGFDSEQFTPVRSSASVFSDDMNQSQTALSSIGQYNTAATPLQMAMVASAVANDGKLMKPYMIDSLQSSNLDPVATTQPEELSRPLSPENAQILQDMMRTVVEKGTGTRAKIDGVTVGGKTGTAQHGVENSENPYAWFISYAQLPDHSSPVAVAVVIEDEGANRDDISGGGLAAPIAKNVMEAVIDSKK, encoded by the coding sequence ATGAACAAGCCCCTGCGCCGGATCGCGATCTTCTGCGGCCTCCTCGTCCTCACCTTGCTGCTGCGGGACAACTACCTGCAGTACGTCCGGGCCGACAAGCTCAAGGACGACCCCAACAACCGCCGCGTCACGATCGCCCGCTACGCCACGCCGCGCGGCGACATCATCGTCGACGGCGACCCGATCACCGGGTCCGCCCTGACGAGCAAGACCGGCATGAACGACCTGAAGTACAAGCGCACCTACAAGAACGGCGCCATGTGGGCGCCGGTCACCGGGTACGCCTCGCAGGCCTTCGGCGCCACCCAGCTGGAGTCCCTCGAGGACGGCATCCTCACCGGCAACGACGACCGGCTGTTCTTCCGCAAGACGCTGGACATGATCACCGGCAAGGAGCAGCAGGGCGGCAACGTCGTCACCACGCTCAACGGCGCCGCCCAGAAGGCCGCGTTCGACGGCCTGAGGAAGCAGGGCGGCAAGGGCGCGGTGGTCGCCCTGGAACCCTCCACCGGCAAGATCCTGGCGCTGGCCTCCTACCCGTCGTACGACCCCTCGTCCTTCGCTGGCAACACCAACGACGACGCCGCGGCCTGGAAGAAGCTCCAGAAGAAGTACAACCCCAACGACCCGATGCTGAACCGGGCGCTGCGCGAGACCTACCCGCCGGGCTCCACCTTCAAGGTGGTCACGGCCGCGGCGGCGCTGGAGAACGGCAAGTACACCTCGGCCGACGAGAAGACCGACTCGCCGCTGCCGTGGACCATGCCGGGCACCACGACCCAGCTGAAGAACGAGGGGAACATCCCGTGCGAGAACGCCTCCATGCGTGAGGCGCTGCGCTGGTCCTGCAACACCGTCTTCGGCAAGATCGGCTCGGACCTCGGCAACGACAAGATGCTCGCCGAGGCGAAGAAGTTCGGCTTCGACTCCGAGCAGTTCACCCCGGTCCGCTCCAGCGCCTCGGTGTTCTCCGACGACATGAACCAGTCGCAGACCGCGCTGTCCTCCATCGGCCAGTACAACACCGCCGCGACCCCGCTGCAGATGGCCATGGTCGCCTCCGCGGTCGCCAACGACGGCAAGCTGATGAAGCCGTACATGATCGACTCGCTGCAGTCCTCCAACCTGGACCCGGTCGCCACGACCCAGCCGGAGGAGCTGAGCCGGCCGCTGTCGCCGGAGAACGCCCAGATCCTGCAGGACATGATGCGGACCGTGGTCGAGAAGGGCACCGGCACGCGCGCGAAGATCGACGGCGTCACGGTCGGCGGCAAGACGGGTACCGCCCAGCACGGTGTCGAGAACAGCGAGAACCCGTACGCGTGGTTCATCTCCTACGCCCAGCTGCCCGACCACAGCTCGCCGGTCGCCGTGGCCGTGGTGATCGAGGACGAGGGCGCGAACCGCGACGACATCTCCGGCGGCGGCCTGGCCGCGCCGATCGCGAAGAACGTCATGGAGGCGGTCATCGACTCCAAGAAGTGA
- a CDS encoding FHA domain-containing protein FhaB/FipA, translating into MSELTLTVMRLGFLAVLWLFVIVAVQVIRSDLFGTRVTQRGSRREAARPQQSGRQQTRQQATPPPQRGQQAGGRRGRNAPTKLVVTEGTLTGTTVALQGQTITLGRAHDSTIVLDDDYASSRHARIYPDRDGQWIIEDLGSTNGTYLDRSRLTTPTPIPLGAPIRIGKTAIELRK; encoded by the coding sequence ATGTCAGAGCTGACCCTCACGGTCATGCGGCTGGGTTTCCTGGCCGTACTGTGGCTGTTCGTGATCGTGGCCGTGCAGGTCATCCGGAGCGACCTGTTCGGTACGCGCGTCACCCAGCGCGGATCGCGTAGGGAGGCGGCCCGGCCCCAGCAGTCGGGCCGGCAGCAGACCCGGCAGCAGGCCACTCCGCCGCCGCAGCGCGGCCAGCAGGCCGGCGGCCGCCGGGGCCGCAACGCCCCCACCAAGCTGGTCGTGACCGAGGGCACACTGACCGGCACCACCGTCGCGCTGCAGGGCCAGACCATCACCCTGGGCCGGGCGCACGACTCCACGATCGTGCTGGACGACGACTACGCCTCCAGCCGCCATGCCAGGATCTACCCGGACCGCGACGGCCAGTGGATCATCGAGGATCTCGGCTCCACCAACGGCACCTACCTGGACCGGTCGCGGCTGACGACCCCCACGCCGATCCCGCTGGGCGCGCCGATCCGCATCGGCAAGACCGCAATCGAGCTGCGGAAGTAG
- a CDS encoding Stp1/IreP family PP2C-type Ser/Thr phosphatase — translation MSLSLRFAAGSHKGMIREGNEDSGYAGPRLLAIADGMGGQAAGEVASSEVISTLVTLDDDVPGSDILTSLGHAVQRANDQLRAMVEEDPQLEGMGTTLTALLWTGQRLGLVHVGDSRAYLLRDGVLTQITQDHTWVQRLVDEGRITEEEATTHPQRSLLMRALGSGDHVEPDLSVREVRAGDRYLICSDGLSGVVSHQTMEETLASYQGPQETVQELIQLALRGGGPDNITVIVADVLDLDTGDTLAGQLSDQPVVVGAVAENQHHLHDNGIMQTPAGRASHLGRQGHGHGGGEFGPPGSGDTTGYIPAGGFGDYAEDDLTKPRKQRRWLKTSLYGALALAVVGGGLYGGYRWTQTQYYVGVKDEHVALYRGISQDLAWVSLSKVEKDHPEIELKYLPPYQQKQVKATIAEGGLQAARTKVEELAVQASACRKQAERKAAETEKNAQKGPGKTGGTKGTTTQTAFTKASPTPNPSASKTSPTSPTSPASPSKSPSTTPSATPSPGPTLSEDEQKVVSLCGKQ, via the coding sequence ATGAGTCTGTCACTGCGCTTTGCCGCCGGATCGCACAAAGGCATGATCCGGGAGGGCAACGAGGACTCCGGTTACGCCGGTCCGCGCCTGCTCGCCATCGCCGACGGCATGGGCGGCCAGGCCGCGGGCGAGGTCGCCTCCTCCGAGGTGATCTCCACGCTGGTCACGCTCGACGACGACGTGCCCGGCTCCGACATCCTGACCTCCCTCGGTCACGCCGTGCAGCGGGCCAACGACCAGCTGCGCGCCATGGTCGAGGAGGACCCGCAGCTCGAAGGCATGGGCACCACCCTCACCGCGCTGCTGTGGACCGGCCAGCGCCTCGGCCTGGTGCACGTCGGCGACTCGCGCGCGTATCTGCTCCGTGACGGTGTGCTCACCCAGATCACCCAGGACCACACCTGGGTGCAGCGGCTGGTGGACGAGGGCCGGATCACCGAGGAGGAGGCCACCACCCACCCGCAGCGCTCGCTGCTGATGCGGGCCCTCGGCAGCGGCGACCACGTCGAGCCCGACCTGTCGGTCCGCGAGGTCCGGGCCGGCGACCGCTACCTGATCTGCTCCGACGGCCTGTCCGGCGTGGTCTCCCACCAGACGATGGAGGAGACCCTCGCCAGCTACCAGGGCCCGCAGGAGACCGTGCAGGAGCTGATCCAGCTGGCGCTGCGCGGCGGCGGCCCCGACAACATCACCGTCATCGTCGCCGACGTGCTCGACCTGGACACCGGGGACACCCTCGCCGGGCAGCTGTCCGACCAGCCCGTCGTGGTCGGCGCCGTCGCCGAGAACCAGCACCACCTGCACGACAACGGCATCATGCAGACGCCGGCCGGCCGCGCCTCCCACCTGGGCCGCCAGGGCCACGGGCACGGCGGCGGCGAGTTCGGCCCGCCCGGCTCCGGCGACACCACCGGCTACATCCCGGCCGGCGGCTTCGGCGACTACGCCGAGGACGACCTGACCAAGCCGCGCAAGCAGCGCAGATGGCTGAAGACCTCGCTGTACGGCGCCCTGGCCCTCGCCGTCGTCGGCGGCGGCCTGTACGGCGGCTACCGCTGGACGCAGACCCAGTACTACGTCGGCGTCAAGGACGAGCACGTCGCGCTGTACCGCGGGATCAGCCAGGACCTGGCCTGGGTGTCGCTGTCGAAGGTGGAGAAGGACCACCCCGAGATCGAACTCAAGTACCTGCCGCCGTACCAGCAGAAGCAGGTGAAGGCCACGATCGCGGAGGGCGGGCTGCAGGCGGCCCGGACGAAGGTCGAAGAGCTGGCCGTGCAGGCCTCCGCCTGCCGCAAGCAGGCCGAGCGCAAGGCCGCCGAGACCGAGAAGAACGCCCAGAAGGGCCCCGGGAAGACCGGCGGCACCAAGGGCACCACCACACAGACCGCCTTCACCAAGGCCTCCCCGACCCCGAACCCGTCGGCCTCGAAGACGTCCCCGACGTCCCCGACGTCACCGGCGTCCCCGTCGAAGTCTCCGTCCACGACCCCGTCCGCGACCCCCAGCCCCGGCCCCACTCTCTCGGAGGATGAGCAGAAGGTCGTCTCGCTGTGCGGTAAGCAGTAG
- a CDS encoding FhaA domain-containing protein gives MGVLKKFEQRLEGLVNGTFAKVFKSEVQPVEIAGALQRECDNNATIWNRDRTVVPNDFIVELSAPDYERLSPYSGQLGDELAGMVRDYAKQQRYTFMGPIKVNLEKAEDLDTGLYRVRSRTLASSSSQQAAPQAPAGRPAQAAPGGYGYPPAAPAGAPPMPSAPPPGARPGGYGYPQPATQRPAAAPMSGARTRYWIEINGTRHQISRPTLVLGRSTDADVRIDDPGVSRRHCEIRTGTPSTIQDLGSTNGIVVDGQHTTRATLRDGSRIVVGSTTVIYRQAEG, from the coding sequence ATGGGAGTCCTGAAGAAGTTCGAGCAGCGTCTCGAAGGTCTGGTGAACGGCACCTTCGCCAAGGTCTTCAAGTCCGAGGTCCAGCCCGTGGAGATCGCCGGAGCGCTCCAGCGGGAGTGCGACAACAACGCCACGATCTGGAACCGTGACCGGACCGTCGTGCCCAACGACTTCATCGTGGAGCTGAGCGCGCCGGACTACGAGCGCCTCAGCCCCTACTCCGGGCAGCTCGGCGACGAGCTGGCCGGCATGGTGCGCGACTACGCCAAGCAGCAGCGCTACACCTTCATGGGCCCGATCAAGGTCAACCTGGAGAAGGCCGAGGACCTGGACACCGGCCTGTACCGGGTGCGCTCGCGCACCCTCGCCTCCTCCAGCAGTCAGCAGGCGGCGCCCCAGGCGCCCGCCGGACGGCCCGCGCAGGCCGCCCCGGGCGGTTACGGCTACCCGCCGGCCGCCCCCGCGGGCGCGCCCCCGATGCCGTCGGCGCCGCCGCCCGGCGCCCGCCCCGGCGGGTACGGCTACCCGCAGCCCGCCACCCAGCGGCCCGCCGCGGCGCCGATGAGCGGCGCGCGCACCCGCTACTGGATCGAGATCAACGGCACCCGCCACCAGATCTCCCGCCCGACCCTGGTGCTGGGCCGCAGCACCGACGCCGACGTGCGGATCGACGACCCCGGCGTGTCCCGCCGGCACTGCGAGATCCGGACCGGAACGCCCTCGACGATCCAGGATCTCGGTTCCACCAACGGCATCGTGGTGGACGGGCAGCACACCACCCGCGCTACGCTCCGCGACGGCTCGCGGATCGTCGTGGGCAGCACCACCGTTATCTATAGGCAAGCCGAAGGGTGA
- a CDS encoding FtsW/RodA/SpoVE family cell cycle protein — translation MSSTTNSPTHHTSTIGAIGAPSRRNTELALLVFAVVIPVFAYANVGLALDGQVPAGLLSYGLGLGLLAGVAHLAVRKFAPYADPLLLPLATLLNGLGLVCIWRLDQSKLLQSLPNFVTAAPRQLLYTALGIALFVVVLIFLKDHRVLQRYTYISMFSALVLLILPLVPGLGANIYGAKIWINIPGLGSLQPGEFAKIVLAVFFAGYLMVKRDALALASRRFMGLYLPRGRDLGPILVVWAISILILVFETDLGTSLLFFGMFVIMLYVATERTSWIVFGLLMSAAGAVGVASIEPHVKSRVQSWLDPMREYTLSRQGVGGHSEQLQQALWAFGSGGTLGSGWGQGHSDLIRFAANSDFILATFGEELGLAGIMAILLIYGLIVERGVRTALAARDPFGKLLAVGLSGAFALQVFVVAGGVMGLIPLTGMTMPFMAYGGSSVLANWALIGILIRISDTARRPAPAPAANPDAEMTQVVRPS, via the coding sequence ATGAGCAGTACTACGAACTCGCCGACGCATCACACGTCCACGATCGGCGCCATCGGCGCCCCGAGCCGGCGCAACACCGAGCTGGCCCTGCTGGTCTTCGCCGTGGTCATCCCGGTGTTCGCCTACGCCAACGTGGGCCTGGCCCTCGACGGCCAGGTCCCCGCGGGGCTGCTGAGCTACGGCCTCGGTCTGGGTCTGCTGGCCGGCGTCGCCCATCTCGCCGTACGCAAGTTCGCGCCGTACGCCGACCCGCTGCTGCTGCCGCTGGCCACCCTGCTCAACGGGCTGGGGCTGGTGTGCATCTGGCGGCTGGACCAGTCCAAGCTGCTGCAGTCGCTGCCGAACTTCGTCACGGCCGCGCCCCGCCAGCTGCTGTACACGGCCCTGGGCATCGCCCTGTTCGTCGTGGTGCTGATCTTCCTGAAGGACCACCGCGTCCTGCAGCGCTACACGTACATCTCCATGTTCAGCGCGCTGGTCCTGCTGATCCTGCCGCTGGTGCCGGGCCTCGGCGCCAACATCTACGGCGCGAAGATCTGGATCAACATCCCCGGCCTCGGCTCCCTCCAGCCCGGTGAGTTCGCGAAGATCGTCCTCGCGGTCTTCTTCGCCGGCTACCTGATGGTGAAGCGCGACGCCCTGGCCCTCGCCAGCCGCCGGTTCATGGGCCTGTACCTGCCGCGCGGCCGCGACCTCGGCCCCATCCTGGTGGTCTGGGCGATCTCGATCCTCATCCTGGTCTTCGAGACGGACCTCGGCACCTCGCTGCTGTTCTTCGGAATGTTCGTCATCATGCTGTACGTCGCCACCGAGCGGACCAGCTGGATCGTCTTCGGTCTGCTGATGTCCGCGGCGGGCGCGGTCGGCGTGGCGAGCATCGAGCCGCACGTGAAGAGCCGCGTCCAGTCCTGGCTCGACCCGATGAGGGAGTACACCCTCAGCCGTCAGGGCGTCGGCGGCCACTCCGAGCAGCTCCAGCAGGCGCTGTGGGCCTTCGGCTCCGGCGGCACCCTCGGCAGCGGCTGGGGCCAGGGCCACTCGGACCTGATCCGGTTCGCCGCCAACTCCGACTTCATCCTCGCCACCTTCGGCGAGGAGCTGGGCCTGGCCGGCATCATGGCGATCCTGCTGATCTACGGCCTGATCGTGGAACGCGGCGTGCGCACCGCCCTCGCCGCCCGCGACCCCTTCGGCAAGCTGCTCGCCGTCGGCCTGTCGGGCGCCTTCGCCCTCCAGGTCTTCGTGGTGGCCGGCGGTGTCATGGGCCTCATCCCGCTGACCGGTATGACCATGCCGTTCATGGCGTACGGCGGTTCCTCCGTGCTGGCGAACTGGGCCCTGATCGGCATCCTCATCCGCATCAGCGACACCGCGCGCCGCCCGGCGCCCGCCCCCGCCGCCAACCCCGACGCCGAGATGACCCAGGTGGTCCGCCCGTCATGA